The proteins below come from a single Tachypleus tridentatus isolate NWPU-2018 chromosome 13, ASM421037v1, whole genome shotgun sequence genomic window:
- the LOC143239918 gene encoding calcium and integrin-binding protein 1-like: MGGNHSQLTEEELEDYKELTYLTRKEIFHAFKVFKNLDPEGVKKDKYTRIPTEAILSLPEFKNNPFGDRLCKVFSSQDDDKLSFEDFLDMISVLSDDAHPRKKAEYAFRVYDFDEDGYLSREDIETLVNKLTNTKMNEREINSLTDSILEVADLDKDGMLSFQEFEHVVTKSVDFKNSFHLRL, encoded by the exons ATGGGAGGTAACCATAGCCAACTGACAGAGGAAGAGCTGGAAGATTACAAG gaACTGACGTATCTCACTCGAAAAGAAATTTTCCA tgctTTCAAAGTGTTTAAAAACTTGGATCCAGAAGGTgtgaaaaaagataaatatacaaGAATTCCAACAGAAGCAATACTCAGTTTGCCTGAGTTCAAG AATAATCCATTTGGGGATCGCTTGTGCAAAGTATTTTCTTCACAAGATGATGATAAGTTATCGTTTGAAGATTTTTTGGACATGATATCTGTTCTGAGTGACGATGCTCATCCTCGAAAGAAGGCGGAGTATGCTTTCCGTGTTTATG ATTTTGATGAAGACGGCTATTTGTCTCGGGAGGACATCGAAACTTTGGTAAACAAACTGACAAACACCAAGATGAACGAGAGAGAAATCAACAGTTTGACAGACAGTATTTTGGAGGTTGCGGACCTAGACAAAGACGGGATGCTGTCTTTCCAGGAATTCGAACACGTCGTGACCAAGTCCGTGGACTTTAAAAA CTCATTTCATCTTCGTTTATGA